The Verrucomicrobiia bacterium genomic interval CGCACCAAGGACAACGGCGGGGAGCCCCAGCGTCGCCCCGGAACGAATGTCGGCCCATCCACAAGTAGTTGCAGCGCAAGCAGTGGTGATAGGTCCGCCGTCTGTTGGAGGTTTCCGGAAACCATTCCGGTGCTGCAAACGGAGCTATGTGCTTCAATGCTCGCCTCCGGTGGGATTCTGAAGCTGCTGCTTGAACCGTCGTCGGAAATCCGCTGCTTCGTAGCCGTTCATCGGGGCGAGTTGCAGGACTTTCATGAGCGCTGGCAGCAACAGGCAAAGAGCTTCGTGATCATCGCGATCGCGACAAAGCTTCGCCTGGTCATCCAGGAAGCGGATCGCTTCAGCCGGATCAATCCGATCGCCACCATCCTGGCAGCTGATGGCGATCGGGAATCCGTGGTCATAAGCGGGCTGCGACTTCATGCGACCGTGACGGGCATGTCTGGAACCGAGACCTTTACGTCGGTTCCGCCGGCTCCCGCGGAATAGGAGCTCATCAACTGCATCGTGAATATCGTCAGCTCCAAGGCGAAGAATTTAGTATCCGCACCGGGCGCGAAAACGATGCCATCTGGCAGGGTAATTGAAACGGTGAATTCAAGCTTGTTGGGGGTGCTCATTTTGCGTTGGGTTCTTTTCGCTGACACACAAATAAGATTACGGATTTCATCGTGACTCCTCCGCTACGACCACACGCGCCAATCTCACCTCACGGCGGCGTAGGTGTTTCTCCGCTGTTTTCGGATCAATCCAGACAGCCCTATATTTTCCCTTCGCTTCCGTCCTGGTGCGGCTCAGTGTTGTCCAGTTGATCCAAGTTGACCGCTTTTGCACCACAACCACAGCCCACATGTGGATGGGTTTCGGTAACCGTTTAGGCGCATCGGTCTTGCTCATCGGATTCGCTCCTTCAGGACAGGCTCACTCAGAAATTCGAATTTTTTCCAAACGAGGCTGAGTGCTGCTGTCATGCGTTCCTTGGCTTGGTCGGCTGTCTTTGCCGGTGATTCGATCGTGCGGCGCATGGATACGGTTCCCTGTCGCACTTCCACCCGTGCGCACCAGTACGGTTCGATGTCGATCGAGAGGTCGATTTCGTTGTTCATCGGATTCTCAAGAAGTGCTTCGCGTCTTTCTCCGATCGCAGGAAAAGCTCGCAATCGATCAGCCGGTAAGCGTTGTTGTTGAAGTGGAGAAAATAACCGTCTTCCTGGAGCGCCATCGATCGCCCTGGCGTGAAATAATCGAGCTTGAAAAACTGGGGCTTGGATTCCGGATCCGTGGGATCCGTCAGACCCTGATGATAGTATTTCGAGGATTTCTTAATCCGGACGAAAATTTGAATCTTCCGGATCGCTGGAATTTCCTCCAACTCTGGCTTTGCGATCAATTCGCTCATGCTGCTTCCTTTCCGTCGTTGAAGTCCGCCGGCTGGATCACTTTTCCGTCATCGATGAGGCCGGTCCAGATCGGCGGGTTCCATTCGATGTAGGCCGATCCGCAGCGATCGCACGTGGCCGGCTGGCCCTGGTCGCTTTCGATCCGCTCGCAGGTTCCTTCGTGCGCTCGGCAATACCAGAAACCATTGGTGAAAATTTCATGGAGCCTGGCTTTGACTTCCCGGAGTGCCTGTTCATCACGGCATCGTTTGCGCGTTGCTGCTGGCAGGACGCTTGTGTACGTTTTCATCAGTGTTCCGATCGTTCTGAGCCCCGGCCTGGCAGCCGGGGCGTTTTGTTTATGGTTCATGCGAGTTCACCGACACGACGCAACGCCTCTCGCTGGGCGTTGGTCAAATGGTTGGTTTTTCCGGAGCTGACGAGGTAGCGAGCTCCTTCCAGGATCTCTTCCTCCGTTGGCTGGCGTTCCTGGATGGCTCTGGCTGCCGATCGGGCTGGGCCTGCTTTGGGTTTGGCAGGCTGATCCTGGACTGGGCCGCCTACCAGGGCGTCTCGGACCGCCTGCAGGCGTCTTTTCCATTCGAAGCGGGCTTCCTCGCTCTGTGCGCGTTCCAGCTTGGCCTTCAGATCCTTCTCGGTGCGCAGGATTTTGCTGCGAAATTCCCCTTCCAGGCTTTTTACGAAGCTTTGAAACTGCAAATCCTGGGGGGAGGGCGCCCCCTTTACTCCTTCAGGGACTGAATCTCTTAACTGAGACTCTATATGTCGGACGCCTGCGTCCTCCCTCAGCGGACAATTTTGACCGCTGTCAGCGGACAATTTTGACCGCTGTGAGAGGACGTAGGCGTCCTCTGTGAGCGGACAATTTTGACCGCTGCCAGAGGACGCTAGTGTCCGGTGTGAGCGGTCAGATTTGTCCGCTGAGACCGGACTTTCCTGTCCTCTGGCAGGCGTATTTTCGAACAAATTGAAGGAAATCTGGTTTCCGAACTGGTCCAGGAGCCGGGACCCCATCCGGCGCTGGTGTCCGGTAGCCTCTTTTCCGGTCTTGGCAAATCCGTGATCGAATCTGCGCTTTCCATTCCCCCAAAGTCCTTCCCCAGGCATGTCTTGTTCGACCTGGCGTTTCGGTTGGAGCTTTGAAATGTGATAGCAGCGAATCGGCTTGGTGTTCTGTCGGCCGATTAGAGTCGTCCAAACGTAATTCGCCCGGATCAATTCATCCGTGCGTCTTCGAACTGATCGCTCGTCGCAATGGATCATCGATCCGAGCTTTTGCTGTGAGATGATGATCTGTCCTCGCTGGCCGTTGTTGAGAAACGGATTCAGTGCCAGGTCGAGCAGCCGGACAAACAAGCGCACAGCTCCATCGCTTATGGTTGGATCGTCGCAAACTTCCTCGCGTGCTCGGATCGCGAGCAACTGGTTTGGATCCTCTTTGCGTTCGAGTTTGAAAACGCCGGCATCGCTTGTTCCGTCACTCACCGTTTACCTCCTTTGCGCGAATCTCTCAGTTGCGTGACAGGCTGTCGCGTTTGAGCGCGGCGCCGCACGTCGCGCAGTTCGGCCATGGAAACAATTTTCAATCCGAGCTTTGCGAGAATGCGATCGGCTGCGTCATCTGGATATTGCTGCGGACGTTGACGCATTCCCACGGGCTGAATCTCACACGGTTTAAAGTACCGGCGGAGTTGTCGTTTGCTGACGGGCTTTCGCTCCGTCACCCTCTCGAAGATTTGTTGAAAGGTCATACAATGACACTTAGTGACATGACTAGCGATTGCAGTCAATGACAAATAGTGACACTCCGACTTAACCTCCGCGAATGACGAAAGACGGCACGAAGCCGAAGCAGGTCCGAGTTTATCTAAATGCGGAGAACGAAAGCTTGCTTCGCGAGCTCTCAGCGCACGTTTCCGAATTGTCCGAATCTCAAATCGTGACTGTTCTGATCACAGCCGCATTAAGGGCGTGCGTTGCTTCCGGAAATAGGATCCCGCTCCCGTTGAAGTTCACGGTGTCGGAAGGCCTAGAAGACTATCGAACACCCGAAAAGGGCGTTCCGAAAGCGAGGCGATGATGAACGAACCGGAGCAAACGGCGTCGATGCAACACCAGCCGGAACTTAATCTGAACCCAAGGTCATCGCCCGCCAAACGCGCTAGGCCACTGCTATGGATAATCGGATCTTTTATCATTGCGGTGGCTTTATTGCTGATCTGTTACCCCTCTTTTCCCTTAGCCCAGTCGCTTCTTGCTGTGATCATTGGCTATGTTGGAATCCACATGTCAGCTCATCCGATTTCGCCGGATGATCTGCCGTCCAAAGCCACCAACTACAAGCTGATGTTTGGTGTTCTAAGTGTGGGAGTCATTCTCCTCACTTGGTTTCAAGACAACAGCGCAAGGACGTCTGCAGCACGGGAAAAGAGTGAAGCGGATGAACGGTTCGAGCGACTGAACGGCAAGTTCCAAGAGGTTCAGCAGACGCAAATAGCAGCGCTTGCAGAGGCAAGGACGCTTACAGAAACCATCTCGACCAATACCGCAATCAAGCCCGAAGTTCGGGAACGTGTGATCGCAAATGCACGGCAATTCGAGCAGATAGATACTCAACTCGATTCCGCAGCATGGGAGGAGAGTTTAAACACCAGGATCCGGCGAAGGAGAGCATTGCAGGCGATCGAGAATGAGAAGCGCGCTCGCGAACTCGAAGCGAAGGACGTGGTTGAACAAACCGAATATGATGGAAATCATTTTTACTACGATTTCACGGTGCGACGCTTGATGGCTTTTTTAGAAAAGGAAGCCGCTTCTCGAAATGACCAAGCCGACTCGAACTTTCGAGAGGTGCCCCGTGAGCTTGGCCGACACATCGGCAGGACGAACATCGCTGTAATTCGGTTCCGTGCGAACACGAACTACGTTTTCAACGTGGAACTGGAAAGTCGAGAGGGGCAATTCGGGCGACGAGCAATGGTCGTAGAATGCAAAGGGGGAGACGTGACTTTATGGCCTTCGGTGGGACCGAACAATCGTCCCAACATGATCACCACCCGTGCCCGGTTGCGAATTTCTGGTGAGGAGTTCAACGACTCAATTCCATTGGAGAACTATAAAGACGCGATCGAGGGTGCTCTGGGATTGTTGATAGCGGAGCAACGGAAAGCATTTCGGCCCCACGAGTGACTTGGAAGAATATTATGGAAAGGTACAGCCCGAAAGCGATAGAAGCTCAGATTGCGATGCCCGAACTCCTTTCAGGAGCCGCCACGTTTCGAGCGATGAAAGATGCGCTGGAAAAGCTTGTGCAGTCGGCTCCCGAATCTCACGACGTTTTGATCGTCGCGTTCGGCGTCAGAGTCAACCAGGTCCGCTTCATCGAGCCGCACACCTTTGAGTTCATCGGATCCACTCTTGAGGAGGACAACCCGACCGCGGTTGTTTGTCACTACTCCCAAGTCATCGCCCGCGTCGTCTTTCTCCCAAAACGGACGGCCGCTCCCAGGATCATTACTGGCTTCGCCAGTGTCCGTTCTCCAGAGTGATCGGAGCGATTTTACGCCCCGATCTTACCCTAAAACCGTGTGTCGAACGACGGCAAAAAATGCCCCCCTTCAAGTCCTGTCGCGGGCACCATCCTCAACAATTTTCAAGCTCGCTCTTAAAGTTTCAGGCATTGAGTTGCTTGAATGGAGGGACACCGGGAATGTCCATGTATCAGACGCAGGTCCGACGGAGTGTGGTGAGTTTTGGGACGAAGAGACGACAACCGGTGGTGGATTGCCACGCGTTAAAGAAACGCCCGTTGCTTTATCAGCGTGCGAAACTCGCTTTGGCGGAAACGTGTTCCTGCTGGATGAATGGATTCTCCGCGGAAGGTCGATGGTTCTTGCATCCCTGGAAAAGCAAAGCGAGGCATAACGTGACCAGGGTTCCGACAACTGCATACACAGATACCTTCACTTTTTCCCGATTCGTGTTCGGAGAGGTTTGCGTTGATGCAGTCTGCTCAGTCGGTGCTGCGAAAGGATTGGTGCCCATAGGTTCTTTCATGTCGGTCGGCCGAAGCCCATCTCTCCTTTAGCAGTGAAAGTGCCATCCACGCTGCCGGTTCAAGGTGCGCTGGGGTGCGGCGCCGTCCCCGGGGTCGCAATCAAGCGAGAATATCGAAGGTGTGTGCAGCCGTTCTACGCTCGCGCGCCCGTTGAGGAATTAGCCACCGCGAGGCGGGAATACGAATCCGGCCGTGTGCCCGCTTCAGCTTTTCGCCGCGGTCGTTCCGGCTGTGCGATGCTGATCCAGAGCGTCGCGAACTGTCCGGGCAAGCCGCCGTGGACCATACGGTTTTTGGAGAAAATTGATGCCGTCGCGCAGTTCGAGTTCCTTGCCAATGATGTCGACACTGTAGCCGCTCGTGAACACAGCAGGCAGGGCGGGGAACTGCGCGTGCAGTTGCTTGATCAAGTCCAAACCTGTCATTCCGCCGGGCATGACAATGTCCGTCAGCACGAGATCGACCTTGCCGTAGGTTCCCCAGTTTTTCAGCGCCTCGACCGCTGAACTGGCTTCAATCACCGTGTAGCCTTTTCGTTCCAGCACATTTTTCGCGAGGGCACGCACAGCGTCTTCGTCTTCGACCAGAAGAATGGTTTCCTTTCCACCGGGAACCGCCTGTTCACGCGCGCTGTCGATTGGCCGGCGTTCGGCGACCTTGAGAACAGGAAAGTACACCCGGAACGTAGTGCCGCCGCCCACTTCACTTGAAACCTCCACCCAGCCACGATGCTGATGCACGATTCCATGTACGGTTGCGAGGCCGAGACCGGTTCCCTGTCCGACCGGCTTCGTGGTAAAGAAAGGTTCGAAGATCCGCGGCAAAACGTCGGGAGCGATGCCGCTCCCTGAGTCAGCGACTTGCAGCCGCACGAATTCTCCCGTGGAAGCCTCTGCGCACGTCTGCACGTATTCGGGTCCCACGGATTCGTGACTCGTGAAAATCCCGAGTTCCCCTCCCTGGGGCATGGCGTCCCGCGCATTCACGGCGAGGTTCATCAGGACCTGTTCGAGCATTCCCGCGTCGGCATGGATCAACGGCAGCTTGTTGCCATAGCTGACCTGAAGCGAAACGTCCTCGCGCAGAATTCGCTTCAACATCTTGATTACGTTGCTCACCACTTCATTCAAATCGAGCGCCCGCGGCTGCATCACTTGTTTGCGGCTGAAAGTCAGCAACTGGCGCGTCAGCGTCGCAGCGCGTTCACTGGCGAGGGAGATCTGTTGGGCCGACTCGAGCGTGGACTCACCCAGCGAACGATTCGACAGCAGCAACGATGCGTGGCCCTGGATGACGGTCAAAATGTTATTGAAATCATGAGCCACGCCACCCGCGAGCTGGCCTATGGATTCGAGCTTCTGGGCCTGGCGGAGCTGGGCTTCGAGTTGCTTGCGATCAGTGATGTCGGTCCAGACACCAACCACTTCAAAAGGTTGTCCGGCAGTTTCTCGAATGATCCGCTTCTCATCGGAAACCCAGCGGTATGTTCCGTCGCTGTGTTTGAGGCGGTATTCATGAATGCAATGGCCGGTGCTTTGAAATCGCGGGTCCTCCTTGGTCAGCATGTGGCGATCTTCTGGATGGAGGTGATCGCCCCACCAGTTCAGCAGCGAAGCGGAATCGGCATCGTAACCGAAGAGCTGCTGGACATTTTCGCTCACCCAGACGGGGGTGAGAACGCCCGCAACATTACGCAGCGAGTAAATCACCGCCGGGCTGTGCGCGAGCACCCGCTTCAGCATTTCCTGGGCGGATTGCAGTGCAATTTCGGCGTTCCGGTGCGGCGTTACATCCTGGCGGACAGCAATGAAATGCGTGATCGCTTCGCCTGTGGCGCGGACCGGAGTGATCGTGATTTCTTCGTAACAGAGTTGTCCTGTTGGACCGCGCCGCGTCATGCCTCCCTGCCACACGCGCCCTGCCAGCAGGCTTTGTCTCAGATAATCGAAGAATGCGGCTCCTTTTGCGTCGGGCCCGGATGCTGCCTGGTCCAATGCCTCCTCAAGGGTGCATCCGCTGCAACTATTGAACGCCGCGTTTGCCCAAAGCACCTGCCCGCCGCGGTCGGCAATCAGAATGCCGTTGGCAGCTGCTTCCAGGGCGAGGGTGCGGATTTGCACTTGTTGTTCGGCCTGCCTGCGCTCGGCCCGTTCCCGCGCTTCCCGCACTGCCCGCCGCACTACGAGCGAGAGACGGTCGAGGCGATCCTTGGAAACGTAATCGACTGCGCCTGATTTCAAGGTTTCAACCACCTGCTCCTCGCCGATGGTTCCGGAAACGATGATGCAGGGGAGTTCGAGCGCGCGCTCGCGAAGCAGCTGGAGGACACGGAACGCCGACAGGTGCGGCATCGAGAAGTCCGAAAAAACGAGGTCGAAGCTCTCTTGGAGAGCCGCCCGGACACCGGCTTCCGTTTCCACCCGCTGCCATTCGGGATCAAAACCCGCCGCCCGCAATGCGATGACCAGCAATTCTGCGTCGATGGCGGAATCCTCGACAATGAGAGTTTTAAGCGGAGCAGACATACAATGTATCCCGGTAGATTGACCTTGCGGCGAGAGGATAGGGAAAGATTGACTCCATAAGCGAGAGGTTCTGCGCTGTGCACTGCGGGACGTTTGTGCCTGGAAGAACCTTCTGAAGAAAAACACCTCCCCCAACCCGCAAAGGCGGGCGCAGCTCATCCGCGGCAGCGCGAAAATTCAGGCACCCACTGCCGGCCCCGGTTTCAACAACGCCCATTGAAGACACAACCCAGGAGTTACTTCACTCAACGTGCGGAAGTCCACAGGCTTCACAATGTACCCGTCGGCTCCCAGCCGTTCACTCGCTTCCACATCACGGTCAGATTTCGACGCGGTCAGAACAATCACCGCAATCGACCGCGTCCGCGCATCACTCCGAATCCGCCGCAGGACATCCAGCCCGGACACCTTGGGCAGATTCAGGTCCAACAACACCACCTGCGGGCCTTGGTCGAGCGAGCGCTCACTATACCGTCCGAGACAGAACAGAAAATCCAATGCCTCTGCGCCATCACGAACCAGGTGAATGCGGTTCGTGATTTTTGCATGCTTCAGCGCCGCCAGGGCCAGGTCCGCATCTGCTGGATTGTCCTCCACATATAGGATATCCACAAGTTCCGGCACGGGCTGATTTGAGGAAGCCGCTTCCAATTCGGGGACGGCA includes:
- a CDS encoding response regulator; this translates as MSAPLKTLIVEDSAIDAELLVIALRAAGFDPEWQRVETEAGVRAALQESFDLVFSDFSMPHLSAFRVLQLLRERALELPCIIVSGTIGEEQVVETLKSGAVDYVSKDRLDRLSLVVRRAVREARERAERRQAEQQVQIRTLALEAAANGILIADRGGQVLWANAAFNSCSGCTLEEALDQAASGPDAKGAAFFDYLRQSLLAGRVWQGGMTRRGPTGQLCYEEITITPVRATGEAITHFIAVRQDVTPHRNAEIALQSAQEMLKRVLAHSPAVIYSLRNVAGVLTPVWVSENVQQLFGYDADSASLLNWWGDHLHPEDRHMLTKEDPRFQSTGHCIHEYRLKHSDGTYRWVSDEKRIIRETAGQPFEVVGVWTDITDRKQLEAQLRQAQKLESIGQLAGGVAHDFNNILTVIQGHASLLLSNRSLGESTLESAQQISLASERAATLTRQLLTFSRKQVMQPRALDLNEVVSNVIKMLKRILREDVSLQVSYGNKLPLIHADAGMLEQVLMNLAVNARDAMPQGGELGIFTSHESVGPEYVQTCAEASTGEFVRLQVADSGSGIAPDVLPRIFEPFFTTKPVGQGTGLGLATVHGIVHQHRGWVEVSSEVGGGTTFRVYFPVLKVAERRPIDSAREQAVPGGKETILLVEDEDAVRALAKNVLERKGYTVIEASSAVEALKNWGTYGKVDLVLTDIVMPGGMTGLDLIKQLHAQFPALPAVFTSGYSVDIIGKELELRDGINFLQKPYGPRRLARTVRDALDQHRTAGTTAAKS
- a CDS encoding response regulator, whose translation is MVKVDIQKEFGGSVRVWRGRLGISQEELAERAGLHRTYVCDIERGARNVSLKSIEKLATALEVPLSTLFTFAAVPELEAASSNQPVPELVDILYVEDNPADADLALAALKHAKITNRIHLVRDGAEALDFLFCLGRYSERSLDQGPQVVLLDLNLPKVSGLDVLRRIRSDARTRSIAVIVLTASKSDRDVEASERLGADGYIVKPVDFRTLSEVTPGLCLQWALLKPGPAVGA